One window of the Notolabrus celidotus isolate fNotCel1 chromosome 23, fNotCel1.pri, whole genome shotgun sequence genome contains the following:
- the cskmt gene encoding citrate synthase-lysine N-methyltransferase CSKMT, mitochondrial, which translates to MSPFSKSLRFSQRVAAACVRQHSSLTTELIENMDKKATWDRFYTESNSKTTNFKNFEWFFGFDAIRDFIMPLLQTKSNPDALLQILDMGCGTSAVGPCIYRHSPVPVRVTCADISPIAVRLMQEHVQSKAIQPLNLSSQLEFVELDCTRLHKHFGSRSVDLIVDKGTTDALLRSKEGKGKAGLVLKQCLKVLQGSGSLLQFSDEDPDARLLWLETEAQEQGLKAADVGVHEVGELRGVCYYCYQVTPRSNI; encoded by the exons ATGTCTCCGTTTTCAAAGTCGCTGAGGTTTTCTCAGCGTGTAGCTGCAGCATGTGTGCGACAACACTCCTCTCTCACAA cTGAACTGATAGAAAACATGGATAAGAAGGCCACCTGGGACCGCTTCTACACTGAAAGCAACAGCAAGACCACAAACTTCAAAAACTTTGAGTGGTTCTTCGGGTTCGATGCCATCAGAGACTTCATTATGCCCCTTTTGCAGACCAAGTCCAACCCAGATGCTCTGCTCCAAATCCTGGATATGGGCTGTGGCACCTCTGCTGTGGGGCCCTGTATCTACAGACACTCTCCTGTACCAGTCCGGGTCACGTGTGCTGATATTTCCCCTATAGCTGTGCGACTAATGCAGGAACACGTCCAATCCAAAGCCATCCAACCTCTCAATCTCTCCTCTCAGCTTGAGTTTGTAGAGCTGGACTGCACACGGCTTCACAAACACTTTGGTTCCCGCAGTGTGGATCTCATTGTCGACAAGGGCACCACAGACGCCTTGTTGAGGTCCAAAGAAGGCAAAGGGAAGGCAGGTCTGGTGCTGAAGCAGTGTTTGAAGGTGCTGCAGGGTTCAGGGAGTCTGCTCCAGTTCTCTGATGAGGACCCTGATGCCAGGCTGCTGTGGCTGGAGACTGAGGCACAGGAGCAGGGGTTGAAGGCAGCAGATGTTGGGGTGCATGAGGTTGGGGAGCTCAGGGGGGTTTGTTATTACTGCTACCAAGTGACCCCTCGATCAAATATATAG
- the otub1b gene encoding ubiquitin thioesterase OTUB1b gives MRSGRRRKQTSTAKMAEEQQESSQGEMEGGGTTSITSHSSSQNQKEELQQRVNCLAYDEAIIAQQDRIQQEIANSNPLVSDRQDLSVLQREYADDDTVYQLKIKDLYKKYSYIRKTRPDGNCFYRAFGFAHLESLLDDSKELQKFKAVASKSKLDLVNEGFTEFTIEDFHNTFMDLIELCEKQPTLQEVLNSFNDQNVSDYVVVYLRLLTSGYLQREHGFFQHFIEGGRSVKEFCQQEVEPMSKESDHIHIIALAQALNVSILVEYMDRGEGGTVNHHVFPEGGDPRIFLLYRPGHYDILYK, from the exons GAGGAGGGACTACCAGCATCACATCTCATAGCTCATCtcaaaatcagaaagaagagtTACAACAAA GAGTGAACTGCCTTGCATATGATGAGGCCATAATTGCTCAGCAGGACAGAATTCAGCAAGAG ATAGCCAACAGTAACCCTTTAGTGTCGGACAGACAGGACCTGTCGGTGCTGCAGAGGGAGTACGCTGATGATGACACGGTTTATCAGCTCAAGATCAAG GACCTATACAAAAAATATTCGTACATTCGCAAGACACGACCAGATGGGAACTGTTTCTACAGAGCCTTTGGCTTCGCACATCTCGAATCTCTGCTAGATGACAGCAAAGAACTTCAGAA gttcaAAGCGGTCGCATCCAAAAGTAAACTGGACTTGGTCAACGAGGGCTTCACCGAGTTTACCATTGAGGACTTTCACAACACT TTCATGGACCTGATCGAACTGTGTGAGAAACAGCCGACCCTGCAGGAGGTGTTGAACTCCTTCAACGACCAGAACGTGTCGGACTACGTGGTCGTGTACCTGCGGCTGCTCACCTCAGGCTACCTGCAGCGAGAGCACGGCTTCTTTCAGCACTTCATAGAGGGAGGGCGCTCGGTCAAGGAATTCTGTCAGCAG GAGGTAGAGCCCATGTCTAAAGAAAGTGACCACATTCACATCATCGCCTTAGCCCAGGCCCTCAACGTATCCATCCTGGTGGAGTACatggacagaggagaggggggaacCGTCAATCACCACGTCTTTCCCGAAGGCGGAGACCCACGCATCTTTCTCCTCTATAGACCCGGCCATTACGACATCTTGTACAAATAA
- the LOC117807306 gene encoding ependymin-like has translation MRAFVLLVCLSAGCLAERPQQCTSPDLMTGMLSVSSQSEKLTAFAKFTYDALGKRIRLRECGEYNNKTFHLDVLLLFNQGVMYKINNKDRTCCKKQLSAEFHPLQIPKNSTLLAQVVLGSSSGPGQGVLVNTWAGEMQLKRGRAKYMSTVTEFGCVPVSTLFHTDRTGWIVTSFFNNVIGITDPQILIPPAFCRGARLEKEDGEEPENFFSLF, from the exons ATGAGAGCCTTCGTCCTGTTGGTGTGCCTGTCAGCGGGCTGCCTGGCTGAGAGGCCGCAGCAATGCA CATCCCCGGATCTGATGACTGGAATGCTCTCTGTG tcGAGCCAAAGTGAGAAGCTGACGGCATTTGCCAAGTTCACATACGATGCTCTGGGTAAGCGCATCCGCCTCAGAGAGTGTGGGGAGTACAACAATAAGACCTTCCACCTGGATGTGCTCCTGCTCTTCAATCAG GGTGTTATGTATAAGATCAACAACAAGGACCGCACATGTTGCAAAAAGCAACTGAGTGCGGAGTTCCATCCGCTGCAGATCCCAAAGAACTCCACCCTGCTGGCACAGGTGGTGTTAGGAAGCTCATCCGGTCCAGGACAGGGTGTACTGGTCAACACCTGGGCGGGGGAGATGCAGCTAAAGAGGGGACGAG caaAGTACATGAGCACTGTCACCGAGTTTGGATGCGTTCCAGTCAGCACTCTGTTTCATACAGACAGAACAGGATGGATTGTGACCAG CTTCTTCAACAACGTCATCGGGATCACAGACCCTCAGATTCTCATCCCTCCAGCCTTCTGTCGGGGAGCTCGGCTGGAgaaagaggatggagaggagccAGAAAACttcttcagcttgttttaa